A part of Drosophila ananassae strain 14024-0371.13 chromosome 2R, ASM1763931v2, whole genome shotgun sequence genomic DNA contains:
- the LOC6493277 gene encoding whirlin isoform X12, with the protein MRLGGSGIPYDGDPLTMSAAGNDYAELCDLGPSRWSARSYGYHANAAAAAGLGLGPSAGAGSLGGLIAGATQSSSSVPTGGSAGLSAHHLRGSGAAVASSYEAEDIGLAFGMISPPPGSGPYGGSAAAAAAGGARVGNSTSSLRGGGGRSGLYYSPPGTSYTIIERPHSPHYYYNSAGVPTKGGSLPGRGSAYLSSSPASHMAAGTAGTLPTSTAASGRSMGQHSGSNGNKKRPISPEQVLRMFGASATQSSSVPTSSYHYSNGGTRDRTGRRSPASSPPSTTHQIYRDRERERDRSVPNIHELTTRTVSMSRDQQIDHGFGICVKGGKDSGLGVYISRIEENSVAERAGLRPGDTILEVNGTPFTSINHEEALKRCVQILKSSRQISMTVRAPPTLNSTAPLHGFGPPSRDPMYASMAPPLHPQNQAAAAAAAASGAGLPFRQTCSWMDRHGRPASPPMEYGGRRSDRRDRIRRVELLIEPGQSLGLMIRGGVEYGLGIFVTGVDKDSVADRAGLMIGDEILEVNGQSFLDVTHDEAVGQLKYHKRMSLVIRDVGKVPHSCTSIEMEPWDAYSPTGTRARRKGQIATMVEEKARSLLPRHHFASLSYYIAEYSAKAMTIDAFVAVLLEMLDTYEKHTLVTEIRELVFPEDRTRYDELVYRRERDPYSVDRHRRKGDPTRDLPEYGCDEHRTRRGSETLLPEYEQDTEQSMQRLSAEQNGGSTTEQTHEHNPNVVPDHRGNLHITVKKTKPILGIAIEGGANTKHPLPRIINIHENGAAFEAGGLEVGQLILEVDGTKVEGLHHQEVARLIAECFANREKAEITFLVVEAKKSNLEPKPTALIFLEA; encoded by the exons ATGCGCCTTGGGGGCAGTGGCATTCCATACGACGGCGACCCCCTGACAATGAGCGCAGCTGGCAACGATTATGCCGAACTCTGTGATCTTGGACCCTCGCGCTGGAGCGCCCGATCCTATGGATACCACGCCAACGCTGCAGCGGCCGCTGGCCTGGGGCTCGGACCCTCGGCCGGAGCCGGAAGCTTGGGCGGTCTCATTGCGGGCGCCACGCAGTCGTCGTCGAGTGTGCCGACGGGCGGTTCGGCGGGCCTCAGTGCGCACCATCTGCGCGGAAGTGGAGCGGCAGTCGCCAGCAGCTATGAGGCGGAGGACATTGGGCTGGCCTTCGGCATGATAAGTCCGCCGCCGGGCAGCGGACCCTACGGCGGatcagcagcagcggcggcagcggGGGGAGCACGTGTCGGCAACAGCACCAGCTCGCTGCGAGGTGGGGGTGGACGCTCTGGGCTGTACTACTCGCCGCCGGGCACCTCTTACACCATCATCGAACGCCCCCACTCACCGCACTACTACTACAACTCGGCGGGCGTGCCGACGAAGGGCGGATCCCTGCCTGGACGCGGCAGCGCCTACCTCAGCTCCTCACCCGCCAGCCATATGGCCGCCGGTACGGCGGGAACCCTGCCCACTTCGACGGCCGCCAGCGGGCGGTCGATGGGCCAGCACTCGGGAAGCAACGGCAACAAGAAGCGACCCATATCGCCGGAGCAGGTGCTGCGCATGTTCGGGGCAAGTGCCACGCAGTCGTCATCAGTTCCTACGAGTAGCTATCACTACAGCAACGGCGGGACGCGGGATCGCACGGGCAGGCGTAGTCCGGCCAGCAGTCCGCCCTCCACAACCCACCAG ATCTATCGGGATCGAGAGCGGGAAAGGGATCGCAGTGTTCCGAATATTCATGAGCTCACCACCCGAACTGTTTCCATGTCCCGTGACCAGCAAATAGATCATGGCTTTGGAATCTGCGTTAAAGGAGGAAAAGACTCAG GCTTAGGCGTTTACATCTCGCGCATTGAGGAGAACTCGGTGGCCGAGCGCGCCGGACTGCGACCCGGTGATACAATCCTAGAGGTGAACGGCACCCCATTCACCTCCATCAATCACGAGGAGGCGTTGAAG AGATGTGTGCAGATATTGAAATCGTCACGCCAAATCAGTATGACGGTGCGCGCACCGCCCACGCTGAACTCGACCGCCCCGCTCCACGGGTTCGGGCCGCCTTCGCGGGACCCCATGTACGCGTCGATGGCACCCCCCCTGCACCCACAGAACcaggcggcagcagcggcggcggccgCCTCCGGGGCGGGGCTGCCCTTTCGCCAGACCTGCTCCTGGATGGACCGCCACGGCCGGCCCGCCTCCCCGCCCATGGAGTACGGGGGCAGGCGCAGCGATCGAAGGGATCG GATACGACGTGTGGAGTTGCTCATCGAACCGGGCCAGTCGCTGGGCCTGATGATTCGCGGCGGAGTGGAGTACGGTCTGGGGATATTTGTGACCGGCGTGGACAAGGATAGTGTGGCCGACCGGGCCGGACTGATGATCGGCGACGAGATCCTTGAGGTCAACGGGCAGTCCTTTCTCGATGTGACGCACGACGAGGCTGTGGGCCAGCTGAAGTACCACAAGCGCATGTCCTTGGTGATACGTGACGTAGGCAAGGTGCCGCACTCATGCACCTCCATCGAGATGGAGCCCTGGGATGCTTACAGCCCGACGGGAACGAG AGCTCGACGAAAAGGTCAAATTGCGACCATGGTGGAGGAGAAGGCTCGCTCGCTGCTGCCACGTCATCACTTTGCAAGCCTTTCGTACTACATTGCCGAATATAGTGCGAAAGCAATGACCATAGATGCCTTTGTTGCCGTCTTATTAGAGATGCTAGACACGTACGAGAAG CACACGCTGGTGACGGAAATCCGGGAACTTGTGTTCCCCGAGGATCGCACGCGATACGACGAGTTGGTGTATCGACGGGAACGCGATCCTTACAGCGTGGATAGGCATAGG CGTAAGGGAGACCCCACTCGTGATTTGCCG GAATACGGCTGTGATGAGCACAGAACTCGCCGGGGCAGCGAAACCCTTTTACCGGAATACGAACAAGACACG GAACAG TCCATGCAGCGTCTGTCAGCGGAGCAGAATGGTGGTTCAACGACTGAACAAACACATGAACACAATCCAAACGTCGTACCTGATCATAGAGGCAACTTACACATTACAGTTAAGAAAACCAAACCAATTTTAGGTATTGCTATCGAAGGTGGTGCTAACACAAAACACCCGCTCCCTAGGATAATCAATATCCAT GAAAATGGTGCAGCATTTGAAGCGGGCGGCTTAGAAGTCGGACAACTGATACTGGAGGTGGATGGAACCAAAGTGGAAGGCCTACATCATCAG GAGGTTGCTCGACTGATAGCCGAATGCTTTGCTAATCGTGAAAAGGCTGAAATAACATTCTTAGTTGTCGAagcaaaaaaatcaaatttggAACCGAAGCCAACAGCTTTGATATTTTTAGAAGCCTAA
- the LOC6493277 gene encoding whirlin isoform X6, producing MRLGGSGIPYDGDPLTMSAAGNDYAELCDLGPSRWSARSYGYHANAAAAAGLGLGPSAGAGSLGGLIAGATQSSSSVPTGGSAGLSAHHLRGSGAAVASSYEAEDIGLAFGMISPPPGSGPYGGSAAAAAAGGARVGNSTSSLRGGGGRSGLYYSPPGTSYTIIERPHSPHYYYNSAGVPTKGGSLPGRGSAYLSSSPASHMAAGTAGTLPTSTAASGRSMGQHSGSNGNKKRPISPEQVLRMFGASATQSSSVPTSSYHYSNGGTRDRTGRRSPASSPPSTTHQIYRDRERERDRSVPNIHELTTRTVSMSRDQQIDHGFGICVKGGKDSGLGVYISRIEENSVAERAGLRPGDTILEVNGTPFTSINHEEALKRCVQILKSSRQISMTVRAPPTLNSTAPLHGFGPPSRDPMYASMAPPLHPQNQAAAAAAAASGAGLPFRQTCSWMDRHGRPASPPMEYGGRRSDRRDRIRRVELLIEPGQSLGLMIRGGVEYGLGIFVTGVDKDSVADRAGLMIGDEILEVNGQSFLDVTHDEAVGQLKYHKRMSLVIRDVGKVPHSCTSIEMEPWDAYSPTGTRARRKGQIATMVEEKARSLLPRHHFASLSYYIAEYSAKAMTIDAFVAVLLEMLDTYEKHTLVTEIRELVFPEDRTRYDELVYRRERDPYSVDRHRRKGDPTRDLPEYGCDEHRTRRGSETLLPEYEQDTEQGGYLDGLRSHLGGLTQRVKSWYWGRPLELATKLSRSFDMKEEGGTLLGDKGVRRHQSMQRLSAEQNGGSTTEQTHEHNPNVVPDHRGNLHITVKKTKPILGIAIEGGANTKHPLPRIINIHENGAAFEAGGLEVGQLILEVDGTKVEGLHHQEVARLIAECFANREKAEITFLVVEAKKSNLEPKPTALIFLEA from the exons ATGCGCCTTGGGGGCAGTGGCATTCCATACGACGGCGACCCCCTGACAATGAGCGCAGCTGGCAACGATTATGCCGAACTCTGTGATCTTGGACCCTCGCGCTGGAGCGCCCGATCCTATGGATACCACGCCAACGCTGCAGCGGCCGCTGGCCTGGGGCTCGGACCCTCGGCCGGAGCCGGAAGCTTGGGCGGTCTCATTGCGGGCGCCACGCAGTCGTCGTCGAGTGTGCCGACGGGCGGTTCGGCGGGCCTCAGTGCGCACCATCTGCGCGGAAGTGGAGCGGCAGTCGCCAGCAGCTATGAGGCGGAGGACATTGGGCTGGCCTTCGGCATGATAAGTCCGCCGCCGGGCAGCGGACCCTACGGCGGatcagcagcagcggcggcagcggGGGGAGCACGTGTCGGCAACAGCACCAGCTCGCTGCGAGGTGGGGGTGGACGCTCTGGGCTGTACTACTCGCCGCCGGGCACCTCTTACACCATCATCGAACGCCCCCACTCACCGCACTACTACTACAACTCGGCGGGCGTGCCGACGAAGGGCGGATCCCTGCCTGGACGCGGCAGCGCCTACCTCAGCTCCTCACCCGCCAGCCATATGGCCGCCGGTACGGCGGGAACCCTGCCCACTTCGACGGCCGCCAGCGGGCGGTCGATGGGCCAGCACTCGGGAAGCAACGGCAACAAGAAGCGACCCATATCGCCGGAGCAGGTGCTGCGCATGTTCGGGGCAAGTGCCACGCAGTCGTCATCAGTTCCTACGAGTAGCTATCACTACAGCAACGGCGGGACGCGGGATCGCACGGGCAGGCGTAGTCCGGCCAGCAGTCCGCCCTCCACAACCCACCAG ATCTATCGGGATCGAGAGCGGGAAAGGGATCGCAGTGTTCCGAATATTCATGAGCTCACCACCCGAACTGTTTCCATGTCCCGTGACCAGCAAATAGATCATGGCTTTGGAATCTGCGTTAAAGGAGGAAAAGACTCAG GCTTAGGCGTTTACATCTCGCGCATTGAGGAGAACTCGGTGGCCGAGCGCGCCGGACTGCGACCCGGTGATACAATCCTAGAGGTGAACGGCACCCCATTCACCTCCATCAATCACGAGGAGGCGTTGAAG AGATGTGTGCAGATATTGAAATCGTCACGCCAAATCAGTATGACGGTGCGCGCACCGCCCACGCTGAACTCGACCGCCCCGCTCCACGGGTTCGGGCCGCCTTCGCGGGACCCCATGTACGCGTCGATGGCACCCCCCCTGCACCCACAGAACcaggcggcagcagcggcggcggccgCCTCCGGGGCGGGGCTGCCCTTTCGCCAGACCTGCTCCTGGATGGACCGCCACGGCCGGCCCGCCTCCCCGCCCATGGAGTACGGGGGCAGGCGCAGCGATCGAAGGGATCG GATACGACGTGTGGAGTTGCTCATCGAACCGGGCCAGTCGCTGGGCCTGATGATTCGCGGCGGAGTGGAGTACGGTCTGGGGATATTTGTGACCGGCGTGGACAAGGATAGTGTGGCCGACCGGGCCGGACTGATGATCGGCGACGAGATCCTTGAGGTCAACGGGCAGTCCTTTCTCGATGTGACGCACGACGAGGCTGTGGGCCAGCTGAAGTACCACAAGCGCATGTCCTTGGTGATACGTGACGTAGGCAAGGTGCCGCACTCATGCACCTCCATCGAGATGGAGCCCTGGGATGCTTACAGCCCGACGGGAACGAG AGCTCGACGAAAAGGTCAAATTGCGACCATGGTGGAGGAGAAGGCTCGCTCGCTGCTGCCACGTCATCACTTTGCAAGCCTTTCGTACTACATTGCCGAATATAGTGCGAAAGCAATGACCATAGATGCCTTTGTTGCCGTCTTATTAGAGATGCTAGACACGTACGAGAAG CACACGCTGGTGACGGAAATCCGGGAACTTGTGTTCCCCGAGGATCGCACGCGATACGACGAGTTGGTGTATCGACGGGAACGCGATCCTTACAGCGTGGATAGGCATAGG CGTAAGGGAGACCCCACTCGTGATTTGCCG GAATACGGCTGTGATGAGCACAGAACTCGCCGGGGCAGCGAAACCCTTTTACCGGAATACGAACAAGACACG GAACAG GGCGGCTACTTAGATGGACTGCGTTCACATTTGGGTGGTTTAACACAACGTGTCAAATCATGGTATTGGGGACGACCTCTA GAGTTGGCCACAAAACTCTCACGAAGTTTCGATATGAAGGAAGAAGGCGGCACATTGCTGGGCGATAAAGGTGTACGAAGGCATCAG TCCATGCAGCGTCTGTCAGCGGAGCAGAATGGTGGTTCAACGACTGAACAAACACATGAACACAATCCAAACGTCGTACCTGATCATAGAGGCAACTTACACATTACAGTTAAGAAAACCAAACCAATTTTAGGTATTGCTATCGAAGGTGGTGCTAACACAAAACACCCGCTCCCTAGGATAATCAATATCCAT GAAAATGGTGCAGCATTTGAAGCGGGCGGCTTAGAAGTCGGACAACTGATACTGGAGGTGGATGGAACCAAAGTGGAAGGCCTACATCATCAG GAGGTTGCTCGACTGATAGCCGAATGCTTTGCTAATCGTGAAAAGGCTGAAATAACATTCTTAGTTGTCGAagcaaaaaaatcaaatttggAACCGAAGCCAACAGCTTTGATATTTTTAGAAGCCTAA
- the LOC6493277 gene encoding whirlin isoform X3 codes for MRLGGSGIPYDGDPLTMSAAGNDYAELCDLGPSRWSARSYGYHANAAAAAGLGLGPSAGAGSLGGLIAGATQSSSSVPTGGSAGLSAHHLRGSGAAVASSYEAEDIGLAFGMISPPPGSGPYGGSAAAAAAGGARVGNSTSSLRGGGGRSGLYYSPPGTSYTIIERPHSPHYYYNSAGVPTKGGSLPGRGSAYLSSSPASHMAAGTAGTLPTSTAASGRSMGQHSGSNGNKKRPISPEQVLRMFGASATQSSSVPTSSYHYSNGGTRDRTGRRSPASSPPSTTHQIYRDRERERDRSVPNIHELTTRTVSMSRDQQIDHGFGICVKGGKDSGLGVYISRIEENSVAERAGLRPGDTILEVNGTPFTSINHEEALKRCVQILKSSRQISMTVRAPPTLNSTAPLHGFGPPSRDPMYASMAPPLHPQNQAAAAAAAASGAGLPFRQTCSWMDRHGRPASPPMEYGGRRSDRRDRIRRVELLIEPGQSLGLMIRGGVEYGLGIFVTGVDKDSVADRAGLMIGDEILEVNGQSFLDVTHDEAVGQLKYHKRMSLVIRDVGKVPHSCTSIEMEPWDAYSPTGTRARRKGQIATMVEEKARSLLPRHHFASLSYYIAEYSAKAMTIDAFVAVLLEMLDTYEKHTLVTEIRELVFPEDRTRYDELVYRRERDPYSVDRHRRKGDPTRDLPVTADDLEIIAATGRSPSSDSGLGMTVTDIHKRPALQLPHRPMSAGPILHRSQPASHYQTASNQSSSSLSPPQQQQQQPLPQQQKQHQQQQHYPPHHASLRHLGGGGGNVGSGRHHHLHHQLGPAQLKFKQAKDNQQQEYGCDEHRTRRGSETLLPEYEQDTEQELATKLSRSFDMKEEGGTLLGDKGVRRHQSMQRLSAEQNGGSTTEQTHEHNPNVVPDHRGNLHITVKKTKPILGIAIEGGANTKHPLPRIINIHENGAAFEAGGLEVGQLILEVDGTKVEGLHHQEVARLIAECFANREKAEITFLVVEAKKSNLEPKPTALIFLEA; via the exons ATGCGCCTTGGGGGCAGTGGCATTCCATACGACGGCGACCCCCTGACAATGAGCGCAGCTGGCAACGATTATGCCGAACTCTGTGATCTTGGACCCTCGCGCTGGAGCGCCCGATCCTATGGATACCACGCCAACGCTGCAGCGGCCGCTGGCCTGGGGCTCGGACCCTCGGCCGGAGCCGGAAGCTTGGGCGGTCTCATTGCGGGCGCCACGCAGTCGTCGTCGAGTGTGCCGACGGGCGGTTCGGCGGGCCTCAGTGCGCACCATCTGCGCGGAAGTGGAGCGGCAGTCGCCAGCAGCTATGAGGCGGAGGACATTGGGCTGGCCTTCGGCATGATAAGTCCGCCGCCGGGCAGCGGACCCTACGGCGGatcagcagcagcggcggcagcggGGGGAGCACGTGTCGGCAACAGCACCAGCTCGCTGCGAGGTGGGGGTGGACGCTCTGGGCTGTACTACTCGCCGCCGGGCACCTCTTACACCATCATCGAACGCCCCCACTCACCGCACTACTACTACAACTCGGCGGGCGTGCCGACGAAGGGCGGATCCCTGCCTGGACGCGGCAGCGCCTACCTCAGCTCCTCACCCGCCAGCCATATGGCCGCCGGTACGGCGGGAACCCTGCCCACTTCGACGGCCGCCAGCGGGCGGTCGATGGGCCAGCACTCGGGAAGCAACGGCAACAAGAAGCGACCCATATCGCCGGAGCAGGTGCTGCGCATGTTCGGGGCAAGTGCCACGCAGTCGTCATCAGTTCCTACGAGTAGCTATCACTACAGCAACGGCGGGACGCGGGATCGCACGGGCAGGCGTAGTCCGGCCAGCAGTCCGCCCTCCACAACCCACCAG ATCTATCGGGATCGAGAGCGGGAAAGGGATCGCAGTGTTCCGAATATTCATGAGCTCACCACCCGAACTGTTTCCATGTCCCGTGACCAGCAAATAGATCATGGCTTTGGAATCTGCGTTAAAGGAGGAAAAGACTCAG GCTTAGGCGTTTACATCTCGCGCATTGAGGAGAACTCGGTGGCCGAGCGCGCCGGACTGCGACCCGGTGATACAATCCTAGAGGTGAACGGCACCCCATTCACCTCCATCAATCACGAGGAGGCGTTGAAG AGATGTGTGCAGATATTGAAATCGTCACGCCAAATCAGTATGACGGTGCGCGCACCGCCCACGCTGAACTCGACCGCCCCGCTCCACGGGTTCGGGCCGCCTTCGCGGGACCCCATGTACGCGTCGATGGCACCCCCCCTGCACCCACAGAACcaggcggcagcagcggcggcggccgCCTCCGGGGCGGGGCTGCCCTTTCGCCAGACCTGCTCCTGGATGGACCGCCACGGCCGGCCCGCCTCCCCGCCCATGGAGTACGGGGGCAGGCGCAGCGATCGAAGGGATCG GATACGACGTGTGGAGTTGCTCATCGAACCGGGCCAGTCGCTGGGCCTGATGATTCGCGGCGGAGTGGAGTACGGTCTGGGGATATTTGTGACCGGCGTGGACAAGGATAGTGTGGCCGACCGGGCCGGACTGATGATCGGCGACGAGATCCTTGAGGTCAACGGGCAGTCCTTTCTCGATGTGACGCACGACGAGGCTGTGGGCCAGCTGAAGTACCACAAGCGCATGTCCTTGGTGATACGTGACGTAGGCAAGGTGCCGCACTCATGCACCTCCATCGAGATGGAGCCCTGGGATGCTTACAGCCCGACGGGAACGAG AGCTCGACGAAAAGGTCAAATTGCGACCATGGTGGAGGAGAAGGCTCGCTCGCTGCTGCCACGTCATCACTTTGCAAGCCTTTCGTACTACATTGCCGAATATAGTGCGAAAGCAATGACCATAGATGCCTTTGTTGCCGTCTTATTAGAGATGCTAGACACGTACGAGAAG CACACGCTGGTGACGGAAATCCGGGAACTTGTGTTCCCCGAGGATCGCACGCGATACGACGAGTTGGTGTATCGACGGGAACGCGATCCTTACAGCGTGGATAGGCATAGG CGTAAGGGAGACCCCACTCGTGATTTGCCG GTAACTGCCGACGATTTGGAAATTATAGCCGCCACCGGACGGAGTCCTTCATCGGACTCGGGCCTGGGCATGACCGTAACGGATATACACAAACG ACCCGCTCTACAATTGCCACATAGGCCCATGTCGGCGGGACCCATACTGCATCGCTCACAGCCAGCATCCCATTATCAGACAGCCAGCAACCAGTCCTCATCATCATTATCGCcaccacaacagcaacagcaacagccactGCCACAACAACAgaagcaacatcaacagcagcaacattaTCCACCCCATCATGCCTCATTGCGTCATCTGGGCGGTGGAGGCGGCAACGTGGGATCCGGTCGTCATCATCACCTCCACCATCAGTTGGGACCAGCTCAATTGAAATTCAAGCAGGCCAAAGACAATCAGCAACAG GAATACGGCTGTGATGAGCACAGAACTCGCCGGGGCAGCGAAACCCTTTTACCGGAATACGAACAAGACACG GAACAG GAGTTGGCCACAAAACTCTCACGAAGTTTCGATATGAAGGAAGAAGGCGGCACATTGCTGGGCGATAAAGGTGTACGAAGGCATCAG TCCATGCAGCGTCTGTCAGCGGAGCAGAATGGTGGTTCAACGACTGAACAAACACATGAACACAATCCAAACGTCGTACCTGATCATAGAGGCAACTTACACATTACAGTTAAGAAAACCAAACCAATTTTAGGTATTGCTATCGAAGGTGGTGCTAACACAAAACACCCGCTCCCTAGGATAATCAATATCCAT GAAAATGGTGCAGCATTTGAAGCGGGCGGCTTAGAAGTCGGACAACTGATACTGGAGGTGGATGGAACCAAAGTGGAAGGCCTACATCATCAG GAGGTTGCTCGACTGATAGCCGAATGCTTTGCTAATCGTGAAAAGGCTGAAATAACATTCTTAGTTGTCGAagcaaaaaaatcaaatttggAACCGAAGCCAACAGCTTTGATATTTTTAGAAGCCTAA
- the LOC6493277 gene encoding whirlin isoform X8, translating into MRLGGSGIPYDGDPLTMSAAGNDYAELCDLGPSRWSARSYGYHANAAAAAGLGLGPSAGAGSLGGLIAGATQSSSSVPTGGSAGLSAHHLRGSGAAVASSYEAEDIGLAFGMISPPPGSGPYGGSAAAAAAGGARVGNSTSSLRGGGGRSGLYYSPPGTSYTIIERPHSPHYYYNSAGVPTKGGSLPGRGSAYLSSSPASHMAAGTAGTLPTSTAASGRSMGQHSGSNGNKKRPISPEQVLRMFGASATQSSSVPTSSYHYSNGGTRDRTGRRSPASSPPSTTHQIYRDRERERDRSVPNIHELTTRTVSMSRDQQIDHGFGICVKGGKDSGLGVYISRIEENSVAERAGLRPGDTILEVNGTPFTSINHEEALKRCVQILKSSRQISMTVRAPPTLNSTAPLHGFGPPSRDPMYASMAPPLHPQNQAAAAAAAASGAGLPFRQTCSWMDRHGRPASPPMEYGGRRSDRRDRIRRVELLIEPGQSLGLMIRGGVEYGLGIFVTGVDKDSVADRAGLMIGDEILEVNGQSFLDVTHDEAVGQLKYHKRMSLVIRDVGKVPHSCTSIEMEPWDAYSPTGTRARRKGQIATMVEEKARSLLPRHHFASLSYYIAEYSAKAMTIDAFVAVLLEMLDTYEKHTLVTEIRELVFPEDRTRYDELVYRRERDPYSVDRHRRKGDPTRDLPEYGCDEHRTRRGSETLLPEYEQDTEQELATKLSRSFDMKEEGGTLLGDKGVRRHQSMQRLSAEQNGGSTTEQTHEHNPNVVPDHRGNLHITVKKTKPILGIAIEGGANTKHPLPRIINIHENGAAFEAGGLEVGQLILEVDGTKVEGLHHQEVARLIAECFANREKAEITFLVVEAKKSNLEPKPTALIFLEA; encoded by the exons ATGCGCCTTGGGGGCAGTGGCATTCCATACGACGGCGACCCCCTGACAATGAGCGCAGCTGGCAACGATTATGCCGAACTCTGTGATCTTGGACCCTCGCGCTGGAGCGCCCGATCCTATGGATACCACGCCAACGCTGCAGCGGCCGCTGGCCTGGGGCTCGGACCCTCGGCCGGAGCCGGAAGCTTGGGCGGTCTCATTGCGGGCGCCACGCAGTCGTCGTCGAGTGTGCCGACGGGCGGTTCGGCGGGCCTCAGTGCGCACCATCTGCGCGGAAGTGGAGCGGCAGTCGCCAGCAGCTATGAGGCGGAGGACATTGGGCTGGCCTTCGGCATGATAAGTCCGCCGCCGGGCAGCGGACCCTACGGCGGatcagcagcagcggcggcagcggGGGGAGCACGTGTCGGCAACAGCACCAGCTCGCTGCGAGGTGGGGGTGGACGCTCTGGGCTGTACTACTCGCCGCCGGGCACCTCTTACACCATCATCGAACGCCCCCACTCACCGCACTACTACTACAACTCGGCGGGCGTGCCGACGAAGGGCGGATCCCTGCCTGGACGCGGCAGCGCCTACCTCAGCTCCTCACCCGCCAGCCATATGGCCGCCGGTACGGCGGGAACCCTGCCCACTTCGACGGCCGCCAGCGGGCGGTCGATGGGCCAGCACTCGGGAAGCAACGGCAACAAGAAGCGACCCATATCGCCGGAGCAGGTGCTGCGCATGTTCGGGGCAAGTGCCACGCAGTCGTCATCAGTTCCTACGAGTAGCTATCACTACAGCAACGGCGGGACGCGGGATCGCACGGGCAGGCGTAGTCCGGCCAGCAGTCCGCCCTCCACAACCCACCAG ATCTATCGGGATCGAGAGCGGGAAAGGGATCGCAGTGTTCCGAATATTCATGAGCTCACCACCCGAACTGTTTCCATGTCCCGTGACCAGCAAATAGATCATGGCTTTGGAATCTGCGTTAAAGGAGGAAAAGACTCAG GCTTAGGCGTTTACATCTCGCGCATTGAGGAGAACTCGGTGGCCGAGCGCGCCGGACTGCGACCCGGTGATACAATCCTAGAGGTGAACGGCACCCCATTCACCTCCATCAATCACGAGGAGGCGTTGAAG AGATGTGTGCAGATATTGAAATCGTCACGCCAAATCAGTATGACGGTGCGCGCACCGCCCACGCTGAACTCGACCGCCCCGCTCCACGGGTTCGGGCCGCCTTCGCGGGACCCCATGTACGCGTCGATGGCACCCCCCCTGCACCCACAGAACcaggcggcagcagcggcggcggccgCCTCCGGGGCGGGGCTGCCCTTTCGCCAGACCTGCTCCTGGATGGACCGCCACGGCCGGCCCGCCTCCCCGCCCATGGAGTACGGGGGCAGGCGCAGCGATCGAAGGGATCG GATACGACGTGTGGAGTTGCTCATCGAACCGGGCCAGTCGCTGGGCCTGATGATTCGCGGCGGAGTGGAGTACGGTCTGGGGATATTTGTGACCGGCGTGGACAAGGATAGTGTGGCCGACCGGGCCGGACTGATGATCGGCGACGAGATCCTTGAGGTCAACGGGCAGTCCTTTCTCGATGTGACGCACGACGAGGCTGTGGGCCAGCTGAAGTACCACAAGCGCATGTCCTTGGTGATACGTGACGTAGGCAAGGTGCCGCACTCATGCACCTCCATCGAGATGGAGCCCTGGGATGCTTACAGCCCGACGGGAACGAG AGCTCGACGAAAAGGTCAAATTGCGACCATGGTGGAGGAGAAGGCTCGCTCGCTGCTGCCACGTCATCACTTTGCAAGCCTTTCGTACTACATTGCCGAATATAGTGCGAAAGCAATGACCATAGATGCCTTTGTTGCCGTCTTATTAGAGATGCTAGACACGTACGAGAAG CACACGCTGGTGACGGAAATCCGGGAACTTGTGTTCCCCGAGGATCGCACGCGATACGACGAGTTGGTGTATCGACGGGAACGCGATCCTTACAGCGTGGATAGGCATAGG CGTAAGGGAGACCCCACTCGTGATTTGCCG GAATACGGCTGTGATGAGCACAGAACTCGCCGGGGCAGCGAAACCCTTTTACCGGAATACGAACAAGACACG GAACAG GAGTTGGCCACAAAACTCTCACGAAGTTTCGATATGAAGGAAGAAGGCGGCACATTGCTGGGCGATAAAGGTGTACGAAGGCATCAG TCCATGCAGCGTCTGTCAGCGGAGCAGAATGGTGGTTCAACGACTGAACAAACACATGAACACAATCCAAACGTCGTACCTGATCATAGAGGCAACTTACACATTACAGTTAAGAAAACCAAACCAATTTTAGGTATTGCTATCGAAGGTGGTGCTAACACAAAACACCCGCTCCCTAGGATAATCAATATCCAT GAAAATGGTGCAGCATTTGAAGCGGGCGGCTTAGAAGTCGGACAACTGATACTGGAGGTGGATGGAACCAAAGTGGAAGGCCTACATCATCAG GAGGTTGCTCGACTGATAGCCGAATGCTTTGCTAATCGTGAAAAGGCTGAAATAACATTCTTAGTTGTCGAagcaaaaaaatcaaatttggAACCGAAGCCAACAGCTTTGATATTTTTAGAAGCCTAA